A stretch of Saccharothrix texasensis DNA encodes these proteins:
- a CDS encoding cytochrome P450 yields MTATRQVRRYPFSEAPGVDIDPLYGALRRDEPVSRVQLPYGEEAWLATRYDDVRTVLIDPRFSRAAAQGQDQPRTREEITYEGIIGLDPPEHTRLRKLVGKALTARRVNEMRENAVRIANACLDDLVAEGPSADLVEHFAMPFPVTVICELLGVPVEDHVKFRVWTEGLTSTAQPIMAQVEQLFGYIGGLVAQRREQPTEDLLGVLVHARDEHDQLSEQELLSIVGVGLLLTGSETVSTHIPNFLYALLKSPGHYEMLKAEPELIPAAVEELLRLIPLNPAAMFPRYATEDVRFGDVVVRQGEPILVSLPGANRDPEIFTDPEDVDFRRASNPHVAFGHGPHHCLGAQLARMELQVALEAVTTRFPDLRLSGGDDGVEWKKGLLVRGPKVLRVRW; encoded by the coding sequence GTGACAGCAACCCGGCAGGTCCGCAGATACCCGTTCAGCGAGGCTCCCGGCGTCGACATCGACCCGCTGTACGGCGCCCTGCGGCGGGACGAGCCCGTCAGCCGGGTCCAGCTGCCCTACGGGGAGGAAGCGTGGCTGGCCACCCGCTACGACGACGTCCGGACCGTGCTGATCGACCCCCGGTTCAGCCGGGCGGCGGCGCAGGGGCAGGACCAGCCGCGCACCCGCGAGGAGATCACCTACGAGGGCATCATCGGCCTCGACCCGCCGGAGCACACCCGGCTGCGCAAGCTCGTCGGCAAAGCCCTGACCGCCCGCCGGGTCAACGAGATGCGGGAGAACGCGGTCCGCATCGCCAACGCGTGCCTGGACGACCTGGTGGCCGAGGGGCCCTCCGCCGACCTGGTCGAGCACTTCGCGATGCCGTTCCCGGTCACGGTGATCTGCGAGCTGCTGGGCGTGCCGGTCGAGGACCACGTCAAGTTCCGGGTCTGGACCGAAGGCCTGACCAGCACCGCGCAGCCGATCATGGCGCAGGTCGAGCAGCTGTTCGGCTACATCGGCGGCCTGGTCGCGCAGCGCCGCGAGCAGCCCACCGAGGACCTGCTGGGCGTGCTGGTGCACGCCCGCGACGAGCACGACCAGCTCAGCGAGCAGGAGCTGCTGTCGATCGTCGGCGTCGGCCTGCTGCTGACCGGGTCGGAGACGGTGTCCACGCACATCCCGAACTTCCTGTACGCGCTGCTCAAGAGCCCCGGGCACTACGAGATGCTCAAGGCGGAGCCGGAGCTGATCCCGGCCGCCGTCGAGGAGCTGCTCCGGCTGATCCCGCTCAACCCGGCGGCGATGTTCCCCCGCTACGCCACCGAGGACGTCCGGTTCGGCGACGTCGTGGTCAGGCAGGGCGAGCCGATCCTGGTGTCGCTGCCCGGCGCCAACCGCGACCCGGAGATCTTCACCGACCCGGAGGACGTCGACTTCCGCCGGGCGTCGAACCCGCACGTCGCGTTCGGCCACGGGCCGCACCACTGCCTGGGCGCGCAACTCGCCCGGATGGAGCTGCAGGTCGCGCTGGAGGCCGTCACCACCCGCTTCCCGGACCTCCGGCTCTCCGGGGGCGACGACGGCGTGGAGTGGAAGAAGGGGCTGCTGGTGCGCGGTCCGAAAGTCCTCCGGGTGCGGTGGTGA
- a CDS encoding AMP-binding protein → MSTRAPLSADDPALHSRFLRGLAARPDGVALHLEDGTRHTYRELHDLALSWAGALVDAGATGAVGVLADKTVEAYAGLLAVLYAGATAVPLHPGFPAARTRRMLLSARVDAVVVDRAGLAALAELAPEGVAVLAPDADPLGDLRRLPVGEPLGAPRPVSPEDTAYVLFTSGSSGRPKGVPITHRAADHYFSVIERRFDFTADDRFSQAFDLNFDCAMFDLFCAWGHGAQVHPVPGGAYLDLPAFVAERGVTVWFSTPSAITLVRRRGGLGHGSMPGLRWSLFAGEALRAADALDWLSAAPASGLENIYGPTELTVTITGHRWTDATPASCVNGLTPIGEVHEGHDHLLVAEDGSFAATEGELCVTGPQMTRGYLDPADDEGRFLEHDGRRWYRTGDRVRRHADGTLVYLGRLDSQVQLAGWRVELAEVEHALRACAGVRDAVAVTRATENGLELVVFYTGDRTPARLLSKELRDVLPAGMLPREYRHVDDFPLNSNRKVDRGVLTTWAAEA, encoded by the coding sequence ATGTCCACGCGAGCACCGCTGTCGGCCGACGACCCCGCGCTGCACTCGCGGTTCCTGCGCGGGCTGGCGGCCCGCCCCGACGGTGTGGCGCTGCACCTGGAGGACGGCACCCGCCACACCTACCGGGAGCTGCACGACCTGGCGCTGAGCTGGGCGGGCGCGCTGGTCGACGCGGGCGCGACCGGCGCGGTGGGCGTGCTGGCGGACAAGACCGTCGAGGCCTACGCGGGGCTGCTCGCCGTGCTGTACGCGGGCGCGACCGCCGTGCCGCTGCACCCGGGCTTCCCGGCCGCCCGCACCCGCCGGATGCTGCTCAGCGCCCGCGTGGACGCGGTCGTGGTCGACCGGGCCGGGCTGGCCGCGCTGGCCGAACTGGCGCCCGAAGGGGTGGCCGTGCTCGCGCCCGACGCGGACCCGCTGGGCGACCTGCGGCGCCTGCCGGTCGGCGAGCCGCTCGGCGCGCCCCGCCCGGTGTCGCCGGAGGACACCGCCTACGTGCTGTTCACGTCGGGGTCCTCGGGGCGGCCCAAGGGCGTGCCGATCACCCACCGGGCGGCGGACCACTACTTCTCGGTGATCGAGCGGCGGTTCGACTTCACCGCCGACGACCGGTTCTCCCAGGCGTTCGACCTGAACTTCGACTGCGCGATGTTCGACCTGTTCTGCGCGTGGGGGCACGGCGCGCAGGTGCACCCCGTGCCCGGCGGCGCGTACCTGGACCTGCCCGCGTTCGTCGCGGAACGCGGGGTGACGGTGTGGTTCTCCACCCCGTCGGCGATCACGCTGGTGCGCCGCCGCGGCGGGCTGGGGCACGGGTCGATGCCGGGTCTGCGCTGGAGCCTGTTCGCCGGTGAGGCGCTGCGCGCCGCCGACGCGCTGGACTGGCTGAGCGCCGCCCCGGCGTCCGGGCTGGAGAACATCTACGGGCCCACCGAGCTGACCGTCACGATCACGGGGCACCGCTGGACGGACGCGACGCCCGCGTCGTGCGTCAACGGGTTGACGCCGATCGGCGAGGTGCACGAGGGCCACGACCACCTGCTGGTGGCCGAGGACGGGTCGTTCGCCGCCACCGAGGGCGAGCTGTGCGTCACGGGTCCGCAGATGACGCGGGGCTACCTCGACCCGGCCGACGACGAGGGCAGGTTCCTGGAGCACGACGGCCGGCGCTGGTACCGCACCGGCGACCGGGTGCGCCGGCACGCGGACGGGACGCTGGTGTACCTGGGTCGGCTGGACTCGCAGGTGCAGCTGGCGGGGTGGCGGGTCGAGCTGGCCGAGGTGGAGCACGCGTTGCGGGCGTGCGCGGGGGTGCGGGACGCGGTCGCGGTGACCCGTGCGACCGAGAACGGCTTGGAGCTGGTCGTGTTCTACACCGGTGACCGGACGCCGGCGCGGCTGCTGTCCAAGGAGCTGCGGGACGTGCTGCCGGCGGGGATGCTGCCCCGGGAGTACCGGCACGTCGACGACTTCCCGCTCAACTCCAACCGGAAGGTGGACCGCGGGGTGCTCACGACGTGGGCCGCGGAAGCCTGA
- a CDS encoding proline iminopeptidase-family hydrolase codes for MIPPPSAKGTVPFGPYKTWYRVTGDLGADRPAVVVVHGGPGSTHDYLLGLASLADEGWPVVHYDQLGNGGSTHLRDRGADFWTPELFLDELANLLAALRVRRYVLFGQSWGGVLAAAHAARGPEGLTGLVVADSPASYPRWIGELAALRRALPPAVAAALDRHEATGDYEHPEYKWATGVFYTTHVCRVQPLPPELTASFLELGSDPTVYGTMNGPTEFHITGTLKDFTVEPDLPGIAVPTLVVRGEHDEVTPAAIAPFHELVPGARYEEVPGASHLPHLEQPERFRAILLDFLKGL; via the coding sequence ATGATCCCGCCGCCCAGCGCGAAGGGCACGGTGCCGTTCGGGCCGTACAAGACCTGGTACCGGGTCACCGGCGACCTCGGCGCGGACCGACCCGCGGTCGTCGTCGTGCACGGCGGGCCGGGCAGCACGCACGACTACCTGCTCGGCCTCGCCTCCCTCGCGGACGAGGGGTGGCCGGTCGTGCACTACGACCAGCTGGGCAACGGCGGCTCGACGCACCTGCGCGACCGGGGCGCGGACTTCTGGACGCCCGAGCTGTTCCTGGACGAGCTGGCGAACCTGCTGGCGGCGCTGCGCGTGCGCCGGTACGTCCTGTTCGGACAGTCGTGGGGCGGCGTGCTGGCCGCCGCGCACGCCGCGCGCGGACCGGAAGGTCTCACCGGCCTGGTCGTCGCCGACTCGCCCGCCTCCTACCCGAGGTGGATCGGGGAACTGGCCGCGCTGCGCCGCGCGCTGCCGCCCGCGGTGGCGGCGGCGCTGGACCGGCACGAGGCCACGGGCGACTACGAGCACCCCGAGTACAAGTGGGCCACCGGGGTCTTCTACACCACGCACGTGTGCCGGGTTCAGCCGTTGCCCCCGGAGCTGACCGCGTCGTTCCTGGAACTGGGGTCGGACCCGACCGTGTACGGGACCATGAACGGCCCCACCGAGTTCCACATCACCGGCACGCTCAAGGACTTCACCGTCGAGCCGGACCTGCCGGGCATCGCGGTGCCCACGCTGGTGGTGCGCGGCGAGCACGACGAGGTGACCCCCGCCGCCATCGCCCCGTTCCACGAGCTGGTGCCGGGAGCCCGCTACGAGGAGGTCCCGGGCGCGAGCCACCTGCCGCACCTGGAGCAGCCGGAGCGGTTCCGGGCGATCCTGCTGGACTTCCTCAAAGGCCTGTAG
- a CDS encoding acyl carrier protein translates to MWDQRFEEILRAHLPFVEPGEELTPDAELRDLGLDSLAMVDLLAALEKGYGVRFRDDALKAETFRTADALWGVLSGMLEHTA, encoded by the coding sequence ATGTGGGACCAGCGTTTCGAGGAGATCCTGCGCGCGCACCTGCCGTTCGTCGAACCGGGCGAGGAGCTGACGCCGGACGCCGAGCTGCGCGACCTCGGGCTGGATTCGCTGGCGATGGTCGACCTGCTGGCCGCGCTGGAGAAGGGCTACGGCGTCCGGTTCCGCGACGACGCGCTGAAGGCCGAGACGTTCCGCACCGCGGACGCGCTGTGGGGCGTGCTGTCGGGCATGTTGGAGCACACCGCGTGA
- a CDS encoding pyridoxal phosphate-dependent aminotransferase, with protein sequence MAVRRISANLALDHAVASRQAAGESIVHLGFGEARLPVFPGLVDRLVSGAGRNSYGPVPGSAGALRAVAGYFDRRRLPTRPEQVVLAPGSKALLVALQLAVPGDVLLPAPCWVTYAPQAVLAGKDVFTVPIPAECGGVPDPDALREAVRAARAAGANPRIVVLTAPDNPTGTTATPDLIRRICAVAEAEDLLLVSDEIYRDLVHDPDFEYLSPAEVAPDRTVVVTGLSKSLALGGWRIGVMRFPGTEDGERMRADVASVASEVWSTLAGPMQEVVEYAFDEPAELVARRDADARLHGALARAVHDIAAKAGALVRPPTGGFYVYPDFEPLRDRLAATGVVDGDSLQERLLERHGVAVLAGGHFGDDPRGLRFRAATSVLYGDRPELQQEAMEATDPTAVPHVARALDVVELAFTALGATPGGRP encoded by the coding sequence GTGGCTGTCCGCAGGATCTCGGCCAACCTGGCGCTCGACCACGCGGTGGCGTCGCGCCAGGCGGCGGGTGAGTCGATCGTGCACCTCGGGTTCGGCGAGGCCCGCCTGCCCGTGTTCCCGGGCCTGGTCGACCGGCTGGTGTCCGGCGCCGGGCGGAACTCCTACGGTCCGGTGCCGGGGTCGGCGGGCGCGCTGCGGGCCGTCGCCGGCTACTTCGACCGACGCCGCCTGCCGACCCGACCCGAGCAGGTGGTCCTCGCGCCCGGCAGCAAGGCGCTGCTGGTCGCGCTGCAACTCGCCGTCCCCGGCGACGTGCTGCTGCCCGCGCCCTGCTGGGTCACCTACGCGCCCCAGGCCGTCCTGGCGGGCAAGGACGTGTTCACGGTGCCGATCCCGGCCGAGTGCGGCGGTGTGCCGGACCCCGACGCCCTCCGCGAGGCGGTGCGGGCGGCGCGGGCGGCGGGCGCGAACCCCCGGATCGTCGTGCTCACCGCGCCCGACAACCCCACCGGCACCACCGCGACACCCGACCTCATCCGGCGGATCTGCGCGGTCGCCGAGGCCGAAGACCTGCTGCTGGTGTCCGACGAGATCTACCGCGACCTCGTGCACGACCCGGACTTCGAGTACCTGAGCCCGGCCGAGGTGGCCCCCGACCGCACGGTCGTCGTCACCGGCCTGAGCAAGAGCCTGGCGCTGGGCGGGTGGCGGATCGGCGTGATGCGCTTCCCCGGCACCGAGGACGGCGAGCGGATGCGCGCGGACGTCGCGTCGGTGGCCAGCGAGGTCTGGTCCACGTTGGCGGGTCCGATGCAGGAAGTGGTCGAGTACGCGTTCGACGAGCCCGCCGAGCTGGTGGCCCGCCGCGACGCCGACGCCCGGTTGCACGGCGCGCTCGCGCGGGCCGTGCACGACATCGCCGCCAAGGCGGGAGCGCTGGTCCGGCCGCCCACCGGCGGGTTCTACGTGTACCCGGACTTCGAGCCGCTGCGCGACCGGCTGGCCGCGACCGGCGTGGTCGACGGCGACTCCCTCCAGGAGCGCCTGCTGGAACGGCACGGCGTGGCCGTCCTCGCGGGCGGCCACTTCGGCGACGACCCCCGCGGTCTGCGGTTCCGGGCGGCCACGAGCGTGCTCTACGGCGACCGCCCGGAGCTCCAGCAGGAGGCGATGGAGGCCACCGACCCGACGGCGGTGCCGCACGTGGCGCGGGCGCTGGACGTGGTCGAGCTGGCGTTCACCGCGCTGGGCGCGACCCCGGGAGGACGGCCGTGA
- a CDS encoding KamA family radical SAM protein — protein sequence MSLTAAFAEEPVRFRSFGPHHLSEVAARHGLRPELLDAVRTISHVLPFRVNEYVLTHLVDWDRVPDDPIFRLVFPQRGMLAEAEEAELARLSRADDRRGLREAVSRIRAGLNPHPAGQQQLNVPTLEGADLPGMQHKYRETVLYFPQQGQTCHAYCTYCFRWAQFVGDADLRFAAPGPDLLTRYLRRHPAVTDVLMTGGDPMIMSTERLRSHIEPILRVDTVRTVRIGTKSVAYWPYRFTTDSDADDVLRLFEQVVASGRTMAVMAHFSHPRELRTAAASRALARIRATGAVVYCQAPLVKHVNDDPHVWTDMWRDQLSAGLVPYYMFVERDTGPREYFKVPLARAVEIFQAAYRTLPGLARTVRGPSMSATPGKVVVDGVEEAADGRHFRLRMAQARDPALVGRPFRARFSETASWLDELEIDPGTPADIVDALAATANGSAVAS from the coding sequence ATGTCCCTGACGGCGGCGTTCGCCGAGGAACCGGTCAGGTTCCGCTCGTTCGGCCCGCACCACCTGTCCGAGGTCGCGGCCCGGCACGGCCTGCGACCAGAGCTGCTCGACGCCGTCCGGACGATCTCGCACGTGCTGCCGTTCCGGGTCAACGAGTACGTGCTCACCCACCTCGTGGACTGGGACCGGGTGCCCGACGACCCGATCTTCCGGCTGGTGTTCCCCCAGCGCGGCATGCTCGCCGAGGCGGAGGAAGCCGAGCTGGCCCGGTTGTCGCGGGCCGACGACCGCCGCGGCCTGCGGGAGGCCGTCTCCCGCATCCGCGCGGGGCTCAACCCGCACCCGGCCGGGCAGCAGCAGCTCAACGTGCCCACCCTGGAGGGCGCCGACCTGCCGGGGATGCAGCACAAGTACCGCGAGACGGTGCTGTACTTCCCCCAGCAGGGCCAGACGTGCCACGCCTACTGCACCTACTGCTTCCGCTGGGCGCAGTTCGTCGGCGACGCGGACCTGCGGTTCGCCGCGCCCGGCCCGGACCTGCTGACGCGCTACCTGCGGCGGCACCCGGCCGTCACCGACGTGCTGATGACCGGCGGCGACCCGATGATCATGAGCACCGAGCGGCTGCGGTCGCACATCGAGCCCATCCTGCGGGTCGACACCGTGCGGACCGTCCGGATCGGCACCAAGTCGGTGGCCTACTGGCCGTACCGGTTCACCACCGACTCCGACGCCGACGACGTGCTGCGGCTGTTCGAGCAGGTGGTGGCGTCCGGCCGGACGATGGCGGTGATGGCGCACTTCAGCCACCCGCGCGAGCTGCGGACCGCCGCCGCTTCCCGGGCCCTGGCCCGCATCCGCGCCACGGGCGCGGTCGTGTACTGCCAGGCGCCGCTGGTCAAGCACGTCAACGACGACCCGCACGTGTGGACGGACATGTGGCGCGACCAGTTGTCGGCGGGCCTGGTCCCCTACTACATGTTCGTCGAGCGCGACACCGGGCCGCGCGAGTACTTCAAGGTGCCGCTGGCCCGGGCGGTCGAGATCTTCCAGGCCGCCTACCGCACCCTGCCGGGCCTGGCGCGGACCGTGCGGGGGCCGAGCATGTCGGCGACGCCGGGCAAGGTCGTGGTCGACGGGGTGGAGGAAGCCGCCGACGGCAGGCACTTCCGGCTGAGGATGGCCCAGGCCCGTGACCCCGCGCTGGTCGGCAGGCCGTTCCGCGCGCGGTTCTCCGAGACGGCGTCGTGGCTGGACGAGCTGGAGATCGACCCCGGCACGCCCGCGGACATCGTGGACGCGCTGGCCGCCACGGCGAACGGGTCCGCCGTCGCGAGCTGA
- a CDS encoding AMP-binding protein produces the protein MVRPVFARAHDSVTTLHEFLLAGARLTPEAPAVVETTGEEFGAISHRQLERRVAELAARLDDLGLDVGDRVVLESDTTSWSIAAFLACSTLGLTYIPVSPETPAQRLRAIVDAVAPALHLQADTGRRDGLAEGIGLARFGPDGLEVDRAPAPRRRRRREITPADPAYMIFTSGTTGRPKGVVMSHRAILAFFRGMLAHGIVSAEDRVATTSPLQFDFSLLDIGLALGSGAAVVPVPRELLRWPRRLVKFLHDARATQVNGVPSIWRPVLRHEPELLAELGGGIRGVLYSGEKFPLPELRRLREAVPGVRIVNCFGSSESVAASFTDVPDPLPDGVEELPIGFAHPGAEMTLIDEDGDPVDEPGGLGEIHLRSGALFTGYWDDPEATARALVPDPLNPRSGQVVFRTGDLARRGEDGELYFRGRVDSLVKIRGNRVELGEVERRVAEFPGVAAATALLLPLADREPVLGVFAVLAAGAGALDELELKAFCMEALPDYMVPQRVEVLDELPTTPNGKVDRPALAARVPGATGRR, from the coding sequence ATGGTTCGCCCTGTTTTCGCACGCGCGCACGACTCGGTGACGACGCTGCACGAATTCCTGCTCGCCGGGGCGCGGTTGACGCCGGAGGCGCCGGCCGTGGTGGAGACGACCGGCGAGGAGTTCGGCGCCATTTCCCACCGGCAGCTGGAGCGCCGCGTGGCCGAGCTCGCCGCGCGGCTGGACGACCTCGGTCTGGACGTCGGCGACCGGGTGGTGCTGGAGTCGGACACCACGTCGTGGTCCATCGCCGCGTTCCTCGCCTGCTCCACGCTCGGCCTGACCTACATCCCGGTCAGCCCGGAGACCCCGGCGCAGCGGCTGCGCGCGATCGTGGACGCGGTCGCGCCCGCGCTGCACCTCCAGGCCGACACCGGCCGGCGGGACGGGTTGGCGGAGGGGATCGGCCTGGCCCGGTTCGGTCCGGACGGTCTCGAGGTCGATCGCGCGCCCGCGCCGCGCCGCAGGCGCCGCCGGGAGATCACCCCCGCCGACCCGGCGTACATGATCTTCACCTCCGGCACCACCGGCCGGCCCAAGGGCGTGGTGATGAGCCACCGCGCGATCCTGGCGTTCTTCCGCGGGATGCTGGCCCACGGCATCGTGTCGGCCGAGGACCGCGTGGCCACCACCTCGCCGCTCCAGTTCGACTTCTCGCTCCTGGACATCGGCCTGGCGCTGGGCAGCGGCGCGGCGGTCGTGCCGGTGCCGCGCGAGCTGCTGCGCTGGCCGCGCCGGCTGGTGAAGTTCCTGCACGACGCGCGGGCCACCCAGGTCAACGGCGTCCCCTCGATCTGGCGACCCGTGCTGCGGCACGAGCCGGAGCTGCTGGCCGAGCTCGGCGGCGGCATCCGGGGCGTGCTGTACTCCGGCGAGAAGTTCCCGCTGCCCGAGCTGCGCCGGCTGCGCGAAGCGGTGCCGGGCGTGCGGATCGTCAACTGCTTCGGCAGCTCGGAGTCGGTGGCGGCGTCGTTCACCGACGTGCCGGACCCGCTGCCCGACGGGGTGGAGGAGCTGCCCATCGGCTTCGCCCACCCCGGCGCGGAGATGACGCTGATCGACGAGGACGGCGACCCGGTGGACGAGCCGGGCGGCCTCGGCGAGATCCACCTGCGCAGCGGCGCGCTGTTCACCGGCTACTGGGACGACCCGGAGGCCACCGCGCGCGCCCTGGTGCCCGACCCGCTCAACCCCCGCTCCGGCCAGGTGGTGTTCCGCACCGGCGACCTGGCCCGCCGCGGCGAGGACGGCGAGCTGTACTTCCGGGGCCGGGTCGACTCGCTGGTGAAGATCCGGGGCAACCGGGTCGAGCTGGGCGAGGTGGAGCGCCGGGTGGCCGAGTTCCCCGGGGTGGCGGCGGCGACGGCGCTGCTGCTGCCGCTCGCCGACCGGGAACCGGTGCTCGGCGTGTTCGCGGTGCTCGCGGCGGGCGCGGGAGCCCTGGACGAGCTGGAGCTGAAGGCGTTCTGCATGGAGGCACTGCCGGACTACATGGTGCCGCAACGGGTCGAGGTGCTCGACGAGCTGCCGACCACCCCGAACGGCAAGGTGGACCGCCCGGCGCTGGCGGCCCGCGTGCCGGGCGCCACCGGCCGCCGCTGA
- a CDS encoding ACP S-malonyltransferase yields the protein MTPPTAIAFPGMGPTKFADVAKFALINPFARELYAVADEVLGYDLFAALRASSADYAEADQVAFLVHSLALARWAEHEHGFTPLLVTGASFGGKAAAVHSGALSAADGIRLTAQLVRLETEYFATRHADVVTLSFARTPADELAAALAELDDWHELSCEVDVDLAMVSLKRDRVEWLSDRLRAAGGLPLYVMDPPLHVSLFTDLRDRIEAELLPALEFRDPAVPVVADQDGSPRTTADGVRTMLLDGVVRAVRWPAVVRSLKDNGIERLCVAGPDALFGRVPGTTDNFTVLAATPRLATRPRRRPALV from the coding sequence GTGACGCCGCCCACCGCGATCGCGTTCCCCGGCATGGGACCGACGAAGTTCGCCGACGTCGCCAAGTTCGCGCTGATCAACCCGTTCGCCCGGGAGCTGTACGCGGTCGCGGACGAGGTGCTCGGCTACGACCTGTTCGCCGCGCTGCGCGCCAGCTCCGCGGACTACGCCGAGGCCGACCAGGTCGCTTTCCTGGTGCACAGCCTGGCGTTGGCCCGCTGGGCGGAGCACGAGCACGGGTTCACGCCGCTGCTGGTGACCGGTGCGAGCTTCGGCGGCAAGGCCGCGGCCGTGCACTCCGGCGCGTTGTCCGCGGCCGACGGCATCCGGCTCACGGCACAGCTCGTGCGGCTGGAGACCGAGTACTTCGCCACCCGGCACGCCGACGTGGTGACCCTGTCGTTCGCCCGCACGCCGGCCGACGAGCTGGCCGCCGCGCTCGCCGAGCTGGACGACTGGCACGAGCTGTCCTGCGAGGTCGACGTCGACCTGGCCATGGTGTCGCTCAAGCGGGACCGGGTGGAGTGGCTGTCCGACCGCCTGCGCGCGGCCGGCGGGCTCCCGCTGTACGTGATGGACCCGCCGCTGCACGTCAGCCTGTTCACCGACCTGCGGGACCGGATCGAGGCCGAGCTGCTGCCCGCGCTGGAGTTCCGCGACCCGGCCGTGCCGGTGGTCGCCGACCAGGACGGCTCGCCGCGCACCACCGCCGACGGCGTGCGGACCATGCTGCTGGACGGCGTGGTGCGGGCGGTGCGGTGGCCGGCGGTGGTGCGGTCGTTGAAGGACAACGGCATCGAACGGCTGTGCGTGGCCGGGCCGGACGCCCTGTTCGGACGCGTACCCGGCACCACCGACAACTTCACCGTGCTGGCCGCCACGCCGAGGCTCGCGACGCGCCCGCGCAGGCGGCCCGCGCTGGTGTGA